One region of Emys orbicularis isolate rEmyOrb1 chromosome 4, rEmyOrb1.hap1, whole genome shotgun sequence genomic DNA includes:
- the AMIGO1 gene encoding amphoterin-induced protein 1 — protein MWLWYLAPGQRLGLSCGRVWLLVLLLLGCGLAREGGSVLNCPPKCVCASNIISCSKLGLGIIPTKLPRFTAILDLSHNNLTRLRADWTPARLPHLHSLLLNHNALGFISTEAFCHVPHLRYLDLSSNSIKALEEFLFSQLQELEVLLLYNNQIAQMDRSAFDDMARLQKLYLSQNQISRFPMELVKDRAKLPDLALLDLSANKIKGLPVAALKGLPAWMKNGLYLHSNPLSCDCGLYELFTHWHARQLSSVVDFREELVCSLPLAKRSVSVFTLNSQDSLNCSEFKEHMLEAYLGDTVTIDCDTKVRGATTREWVTPNNRRFPEETANSTMTVLSNGSLQIRLIRVEDMGTYTCYAVSQAFNETLYVDVMVHNFTQHGPHDTLNTAYTTLVGCILSVILVLIYLYLTPCRCCCRGNEKLAAQPEDSINSSMLSTTPNHNPEVAVRKGSLSHLAASGPMQGQNGKVKPNSTPEQAARRAQKAPRKMSDPDSVSSVFSDTPIVV, from the coding sequence ATGTGGCTTTGGTACCTAGCGCCTGGTCAACGCCTGGGGCTGAGCTGCGGGAGAGTCTGGCTCCTGGTCCTCTTGCTGCTGGGTTGTGGCCTTGCCCGGGAAGGGGGGTCGGTCCTGAACTGCCCCCCAAAATGCGTGTGTGCTAGCAACATCATCAGCTGCTCCAAGCTGGGCCTGGGAATCATCCCCACTAAGCTGCCTCGCTTCACAGCCATCCTGGACCTCAGCCACAACAACCTGACCCGCCTGCGGGCGGACTGGACCCCCGcccgcctcccccacctccactccctgCTGCTCAACCACAACGCCTTGGGCTTCATCTCCACCGAGGCCTTCTGCCACGTCCCTCACCTGCGGTACCTGGACCTCTCCTCCAACAGCATCAAGGCTCTGGAGGAGTTCCTCTTTAGCCAGCTGCAGGagctggaggtgctgctgctcTATAACAACCAGATCGCCCAGATGGACCGCAGCGCTTTCGATGACATGGCCAGGCTGCAGAAACTCTACCTGAGCCAGAACCAGATCTCCCGCTTCCCCATGGAGCTGGTGAAGGACCGGGCCAAGCTGCCCGACCTAGCCCTGCTGGACCTTTCTGCCAACAAAATCAAGGGCCTGCCCGTCGCGGCCCTGAAAGGCCTCCCCGCCTGGATGAAAAACGGCCTCTACCTCCACAGCAACCCGCTGAGCTGTGACTGCGGGCTGTACGAGCTCTTCACGCACTGGCACGCACGCCAGCTCAGCTCGGTGGTGGACTTCCGGGAGGAGCTGGTGTGCAGCCTGCCCCTGGCCAAGCGCAGCGTCAGCGTCTTCACCCTCAACAGCCAGGACTCCCTCAACTGCAGCGAGTTCAAGGAGCACATGCTGGAGGCCTACCTGGGGGACACGGTGACCATCGACTGCGACACCAAGGTCCGGGGGGCGACCACCAGGGAGTGGGTGACCCCAAACAACAGGCGCTTCCCGGAGGAGACCGCCAACAGCACCATGACAGTGCTGAGCAATGGCAGCCTGCAGATCCGCCTCATCCGGGTGGAGGACATGGGCACGTACACCTGCTATGCGGTCAGCCAGGCCTTCAATGAGACCCTCTACGTGGACGTGATGGTCCACAACTTCACCCAGCACGGACCTCACGACACGCTGAACACGGCCTACACCACACTGGTGGGCTGCATCCTCAGCGTCATTCTGGTGCTCATCTACCTGTACCTGACACcgtgccgctgctgctgccgtgGCAACGAGAAGCTGGCCGCCCAACCGGAGGACAGCATCAACTCCTCCATGCTCAGCACCACGCCCAACCACAACCCCGAGGTGGCCGTTCGCAAGGGAAGCCTCAGCCACCTCGCGGCTTCCGGCCCCATGCAAGGCCAGAACGGTAAGGTCAAACCCAACAGCACGCCAGAGCAGGCAGCCAGAAGGGCCCAGAAGGCCCCCAGGAAAATGTCAGACCCGGACTCTGTCAGCTCTGTCTTCTCGGACACGCCCATCGTAGTGTAG